In one Candidatus Nitronereus thalassa genomic region, the following are encoded:
- a CDS encoding B12-binding domain-containing radical SAM protein, with protein sequence MPHSICLIIPPSIFLLDERVFMSLGILRIAAVLENAGHTVEVLDLSGVENYEEVVRDYASATSIRTFGLTATTPQVPAAGKVCAELRAHLPQARVILGGPHTTLVHAAAKKEAKRGIRGRAIQALEQLQQHYDILVAGDGEIAIFEAMGEDPPKIIDGDNPQSAIFLTNTMLNDLPLPARHLVDVDSYHYSIDNVPALSMIAQLGCPFGCGFCGGRSSPSLRRVRTRTSENVVKEIIHLHEQYGTRGFMLYDDELNVNPKMVELMSLISQVQQERQVEFRLRGFIKAELFTDEQAEAMYHAGFRWLLIGFESGSERILTNIQKRASLADNTRCMNIAKRHGLKVKALMSVGHPGETEGTIKETQDWLKFVKPDDFDSTVITTYPGTPYFDEAQETSPGVWTYTYEKTGDRLHSVEVNYNETAEYYKGIPGEYTSFVYTDELTANDLVRLRDGLEADVRSCLQIPYPEASAGVRYEHSMGQGSLPEHLLRSSSQATSGYL encoded by the coding sequence ATGCCTCATTCCATTTGCCTCATCATTCCCCCGTCTATTTTTTTGTTAGACGAACGTGTCTTCATGAGTCTGGGAATTTTGCGCATCGCCGCCGTCCTGGAAAATGCCGGGCATACGGTGGAAGTCCTGGATCTATCCGGAGTCGAAAACTACGAAGAGGTTGTTCGAGATTACGCTAGCGCTACCTCAATCAGAACATTCGGCCTCACGGCGACGACCCCACAAGTTCCAGCTGCTGGAAAGGTTTGCGCCGAACTACGGGCTCACCTTCCGCAGGCTCGCGTGATATTGGGTGGACCTCACACCACGCTCGTCCACGCCGCCGCAAAAAAGGAAGCGAAACGAGGCATCAGGGGCAGGGCTATCCAAGCCCTGGAACAGCTCCAACAACACTATGATATTTTGGTCGCGGGAGATGGTGAAATCGCGATTTTCGAAGCCATGGGTGAGGACCCACCAAAGATTATCGACGGTGACAATCCTCAATCCGCCATTTTCCTCACCAATACTATGCTCAACGACTTACCATTACCTGCTCGACACTTGGTGGATGTGGATTCCTATCACTATTCTATTGACAACGTCCCGGCTCTCTCCATGATCGCCCAATTAGGGTGTCCCTTTGGATGCGGATTTTGTGGAGGACGAAGCAGCCCCTCACTTCGAAGGGTACGGACTCGAACAAGCGAGAACGTCGTTAAAGAGATCATTCATCTGCATGAGCAGTATGGGACCCGCGGGTTTATGCTTTATGACGATGAACTCAACGTCAACCCCAAAATGGTTGAGTTAATGTCGCTCATTTCGCAGGTACAACAAGAGCGTCAGGTGGAATTTAGACTTCGTGGATTTATCAAAGCTGAACTGTTCACGGATGAACAAGCAGAAGCCATGTATCACGCGGGGTTTCGTTGGCTGCTCATTGGATTCGAATCAGGATCGGAACGGATTCTCACCAACATTCAAAAAAGAGCAAGTCTAGCTGACAATACCCGATGTATGAATATTGCAAAGCGGCATGGCCTGAAAGTGAAGGCATTGATGTCCGTTGGCCATCCTGGGGAAACGGAAGGCACCATCAAGGAGACCCAAGATTGGCTTAAATTCGTCAAGCCAGATGATTTCGACTCTACCGTCATTACGACCTATCCAGGGACTCCTTATTTTGACGAAGCACAAGAAACTTCACCTGGAGTCTGGACCTATACGTACGAGAAAACTGGAGATCGACTGCATAGCGTAGAAGTCAACTACAATGAAACCGCGGAATATTACAAAGGGATTCCAGGAGAATATACGTCCTTTGTCTACACGGACGAACTGACCGCCAACGACCTTGTTAGATTGCGCGATGGGCTTGAGGCCGATGTCCGGAGTTGCCTGCAAATTCCTTATCCCGAAGCTTCGGCAGGTGTTCGATACGAACACTCCATGGGACAGGGTTCCCTCCCTGAGCATCTTTTACGGTCATCTTCTCAAGCAACCTCAGGGTATCTATAA
- a CDS encoding glycosyltransferase family 4 protein, giving the protein MAINVAYIHGIGEIGGAEKDLLSYLELLDRNKFSPYVVCPASGPLKAEVEKLLVPVMSCSLPPWRKWRHVLQRHWALRELINILRQWNIDLVHVNDYWWAPLGYLASQKCHLPVVVHIRQQIEKSRVPQYWLTKPDRLFPVSQDIKRVLHNMEVEPGRARVVYSGIDVRHACDAQARNVFRKRHGLNRDQLVIGTVANLFPRKGYEYLIEALPMIKNEYPDIRCFIVGEGPESYQVQLVRLVKEKELESHVVFVGFQPNVFEFINAFDVFVLPSILEGFGIVLLEAMAMSKPIVATRVGGVPEVIDHGVTGLLVPPRDPKALGAAILEIVKDEQVRAKFGMAAREIVTEKFTREAAMGRIQDLYLGVLKERRAEGVLGIN; this is encoded by the coding sequence ATGGCGATCAACGTTGCTTATATTCATGGAATTGGCGAAATCGGTGGAGCTGAAAAGGATCTATTGTCCTATTTGGAATTGCTCGACCGAAATAAATTTTCCCCGTATGTTGTGTGTCCAGCATCTGGGCCTTTGAAGGCAGAAGTGGAAAAACTTCTGGTCCCGGTCATGAGTTGTTCCTTGCCACCTTGGAGGAAATGGCGGCATGTCCTTCAGCGACATTGGGCACTTCGGGAATTAATCAATATCTTACGCCAATGGAACATTGATCTTGTACATGTGAATGATTATTGGTGGGCGCCTCTTGGTTACCTTGCGTCCCAAAAGTGTCACCTTCCGGTTGTCGTCCATATTCGACAACAAATAGAAAAATCTCGAGTCCCACAATATTGGTTAACCAAGCCGGATCGTCTGTTTCCTGTCTCCCAAGATATTAAGAGGGTCTTGCATAATATGGAGGTAGAGCCTGGTCGAGCTCGGGTGGTTTATAGCGGTATAGATGTCCGTCATGCATGTGATGCCCAGGCCCGGAATGTTTTTCGAAAACGTCATGGGTTGAATAGGGATCAGCTCGTAATCGGGACTGTGGCGAACTTATTTCCGAGAAAAGGGTATGAATATTTAATTGAAGCGCTTCCGATGATCAAAAATGAGTATCCTGATATTCGTTGTTTTATTGTTGGCGAAGGGCCCGAGTCATATCAAGTCCAACTTGTGCGGTTAGTGAAGGAAAAGGAATTGGAATCCCATGTGGTGTTCGTGGGATTCCAGCCCAATGTTTTTGAATTTATCAATGCGTTTGATGTCTTTGTCTTGCCCTCGATTTTGGAAGGGTTTGGAATCGTCTTGTTGGAAGCCATGGCCATGAGTAAGCCTATTGTGGCTACTAGAGTTGGAGGAGTCCCTGAAGTTATCGATCATGGTGTGACTGGCCTGTTGGTGCCCCCAAGAGATCCAAAGGCTCTTGGCGCTGCGATATTAGAGATTGTAAAAGACGAGCAGGTCAGAGCAAAGTTTGGTATGGCTGCGAGGGAAATCGTCACGGAAAAATTTACCCGTGAAGCGGCCATGGGAAGAATTCAGGACCTTTACCTTGGGGTCCTGAAAGAACGGAGGGCCGAAGGAGTTTTGGGAATAAATTGA
- a CDS encoding glycosyltransferase family 2 protein, producing MNRQTISCAIVVFNEERNIDECLDTAKWMDEIIVVDAFSTDRTVEICKQFTDRISQRPWNGFGEQKNFAIYQATSDWVFILDADERISPELREEIESILGSNCLNGPVAYSVPRRNFYYGKWVKHAGCYPDRQLRLFRNGVGQLDDEEPHNKFIFEGPRADLTAPLDHFTERTINDHFRKFRNFTTLAAQERARSKQKVYWTDLIIRPLFTFYKYYIPRKGYRDGMHGFLVSGFASMYTFVKYAKLYEKFLPSSDSFQKNPPLK from the coding sequence ATGAATAGGCAGACGATTTCCTGCGCCATCGTGGTGTTCAACGAAGAAAGAAATATTGATGAATGCCTGGATACAGCCAAATGGATGGATGAAATCATCGTCGTCGATGCTTTTAGCACGGATCGGACGGTAGAAATTTGCAAGCAGTTTACCGATCGAATTTCTCAACGTCCCTGGAATGGATTTGGTGAGCAAAAAAATTTCGCGATTTATCAGGCGACCTCTGATTGGGTATTCATTCTCGATGCGGATGAACGAATTAGTCCAGAATTGCGCGAAGAAATTGAAAGTATTTTAGGGTCGAACTGCCTCAATGGCCCCGTAGCCTATTCCGTACCGAGACGAAACTTTTATTATGGAAAATGGGTCAAACATGCGGGGTGTTATCCTGATCGGCAACTACGCCTGTTTCGAAATGGGGTCGGACAGTTAGATGATGAAGAGCCGCACAATAAATTTATTTTTGAAGGTCCTCGTGCTGACTTGACTGCGCCCCTCGATCATTTTACGGAACGGACCATCAATGACCATTTTCGAAAGTTTCGAAATTTTACCACCCTGGCTGCTCAGGAGCGTGCTCGGAGTAAACAGAAGGTCTATTGGACTGATCTCATCATCCGGCCCTTGTTTACCTTTTATAAATACTATATTCCGCGAAAAGGTTATCGTGATGGCATGCACGGGTTTCTCGTGAGTGGATTCGCAAGCATGTATACTTTTGTGAAATATGCGAAGTTGTATGAGAAGTTCTTACCCTCGAGTGATTCTTTTCAGAAAAATCCTCCCTTGAAGTAG
- a CDS encoding glycosyltransferase family 9 protein, which yields MLEPFKLSIPDVVPSFDGKLFFILGPGLGDTVNDFRILHEVLHVYPHAMPIVYADPRWNSLYPLLPEMPRCEWRHHVPAPSGELAGKAVEPSYSETFRGVIQEILTELQASPGFVVLGGFSCLDQLARKELGLATKARAIGLPLSLEHCRPFLPLPDQVLDEARNVLCSHGFEAGQYVAIAPQTWADKAWTPICWQDLTDKILEELNLSALVLGVEGCEVPEGPRIRQALGLPLPLVAALISQAKCFVGLDSGLTHVAACFAVPIVGLQAQGKFPPFLVEPHSPLRRIHLTPFVYGHATIPPESVYSLVREALRSPSPLLCPLCDEIPYVLSAREHASANLCRCGLLFRSRLGKEPEAIPGQVKEEPGILPNTIQDLVALRKRLSADTGCETVTYTFDHWNARQLSPDAMLSDPTEREIWWCWDAVANILGSSGWTIVRSEGRLSDNGEGPVQSFIITAKLSIKKGLPTVLQVPWGKDLVWLKKSLYERWLCWESFARSNELEDLGWRLVKEGYERDGRDILRFAAKHEWRGRTLSRLLRSEWKALGAGMKNSQDVPTHA from the coding sequence ATGTTAGAGCCGTTTAAATTATCCATTCCTGATGTGGTACCTTCCTTCGATGGGAAATTGTTTTTCATTCTCGGTCCCGGGTTAGGGGATACGGTTAATGACTTTCGAATCCTTCATGAAGTACTTCACGTATATCCCCATGCGATGCCGATTGTATATGCCGATCCTCGTTGGAACTCCTTGTATCCTTTGCTTCCTGAAATGCCTCGATGTGAGTGGCGACATCATGTCCCCGCGCCTTCAGGAGAACTGGCTGGCAAAGCAGTAGAACCTTCCTATTCGGAAACATTTCGTGGGGTCATTCAAGAGATTCTGACGGAGCTTCAGGCGTCACCCGGTTTTGTCGTTCTTGGTGGATTTTCCTGTCTGGATCAATTGGCCAGAAAAGAGTTAGGGCTCGCCACAAAGGCGCGCGCTATTGGTCTACCGCTTTCCCTGGAACATTGTCGACCTTTTCTCCCATTGCCGGATCAAGTGTTAGATGAAGCTCGCAATGTTCTTTGCAGCCATGGTTTTGAGGCAGGACAATATGTGGCCATTGCTCCTCAAACATGGGCCGATAAAGCATGGACACCCATTTGTTGGCAGGACTTAACAGATAAAATTTTGGAAGAATTGAATTTGTCGGCCTTGGTATTGGGTGTTGAGGGCTGTGAAGTGCCTGAGGGCCCAAGAATTCGCCAAGCACTTGGCCTGCCGTTGCCTCTAGTGGCAGCCCTTATTTCGCAAGCCAAATGTTTTGTGGGGTTGGATTCTGGATTAACCCATGTGGCGGCTTGTTTTGCGGTTCCTATTGTAGGGTTGCAAGCGCAGGGAAAATTTCCGCCTTTCTTGGTTGAGCCGCATTCTCCACTTCGGCGAATTCATCTCACCCCCTTTGTCTATGGCCATGCCACGATTCCTCCAGAATCCGTTTATTCGTTGGTTCGAGAGGCTCTGAGGTCTCCGTCACCTCTTTTATGCCCGTTGTGTGATGAGATCCCTTACGTGTTGAGCGCGAGGGAGCATGCATCCGCCAATCTTTGCCGATGTGGACTTTTGTTTCGTTCTCGGTTGGGGAAAGAGCCCGAGGCCATTCCAGGTCAGGTCAAAGAAGAGCCAGGAATACTTCCAAACACCATTCAAGACCTTGTCGCGTTGAGGAAACGTTTAAGTGCTGATACCGGATGTGAGACGGTCACCTATACTTTTGATCATTGGAACGCCCGGCAGTTGTCTCCTGATGCGATGTTGTCCGATCCAACGGAACGAGAAATATGGTGGTGCTGGGATGCGGTGGCTAATATTTTAGGCTCTTCTGGTTGGACGATTGTTAGGAGCGAGGGGCGGTTGTCTGATAATGGTGAAGGGCCGGTGCAATCTTTTATCATCACCGCTAAGCTTAGCATCAAGAAAGGTCTTCCGACTGTACTCCAAGTACCCTGGGGGAAAGACCTTGTGTGGTTGAAAAAATCGTTGTATGAGCGGTGGTTGTGTTGGGAAAGTTTTGCACGTTCCAATGAACTGGAAGATCTCGGGTGGCGTCTGGTTAAGGAAGGTTATGAGCGGGATGGCAGGGATATCTTGCGTTTTGCCGCGAAGCATGAATGGCGGGGCCGAACACTTAGTCGTCTTCTTCGATCTGAGTGGAAAGCGCTTGGGGCAGGAATGAAAAATTCCCAAGATGTCCCAACACATGCATAA
- a CDS encoding glycosyltransferase translates to MRVLRILHTESSMELGGQEYATLALVEGLSQRGHMVQLLVRDGSSLQAVAAKRGIPCLSMMMHKALYPLAIFQLCAIIRKHHIDVIHTHGSRDSWIGSLAAWISPLKPIVVLSRHKSTPISKHVINRVMYHRLVHRIVTTGGELIRKSLIADHGFPEHHVVAIPTGADVERFSPHIKGVAFRREFGVQPDECLIGSVCFLRSYKGLDHFLEAAALIVKQVSRCRFVIVGDGPELERLNGLIASLGLNDRMILTGHRQDVPEVMAALDVFVVSSTAGETLTQTIPQALAMERPVVATRIGSIPDIIQHGETGYLASPGDPQELAHYILELVRDSEQGAVMAKKGRERVLKAFSSQSTVVKNETLYHELLAER, encoded by the coding sequence GTGAGGGTGTTGCGTATTCTGCATACTGAATCATCGATGGAGCTGGGCGGCCAGGAATATGCGACCCTCGCGTTAGTGGAAGGCCTCAGCCAACGGGGTCATATGGTGCAATTGCTCGTTCGAGACGGAAGCAGTCTCCAGGCCGTGGCTGCCAAGCGTGGAATTCCCTGTCTGAGCATGATGATGCATAAGGCGTTGTATCCTTTAGCTATTTTCCAATTATGTGCCATCATTAGGAAACATCATATTGATGTGATTCATACACACGGGTCTCGGGATAGTTGGATTGGTAGCTTGGCTGCCTGGATTTCGCCATTGAAACCGATCGTGGTGTTATCGCGACATAAGTCCACACCAATTTCTAAGCATGTCATTAACCGAGTGATGTATCATCGGCTGGTGCATCGGATTGTGACCACTGGGGGGGAATTAATCCGAAAGTCTTTGATCGCGGATCATGGATTTCCGGAACACCATGTGGTGGCGATTCCTACGGGCGCTGATGTGGAGCGATTTTCTCCGCATATCAAGGGGGTAGCGTTTCGGCGAGAATTTGGAGTTCAGCCAGATGAATGTTTGATTGGCAGTGTATGTTTTCTCCGTAGCTATAAAGGGCTGGACCATTTTCTTGAGGCTGCGGCTCTGATTGTGAAGCAAGTTTCACGATGCCGGTTTGTGATTGTAGGGGATGGGCCTGAGCTGGAGCGATTGAATGGCCTTATCGCTTCCTTGGGGTTGAATGACCGTATGATCCTGACGGGTCATCGGCAGGATGTGCCGGAAGTCATGGCCGCCCTTGATGTGTTTGTGGTGTCTTCAACCGCAGGTGAAACATTGACGCAAACGATTCCTCAAGCCTTAGCGATGGAACGGCCGGTGGTAGCGACTCGTATTGGAAGTATTCCAGATATTATTCAACATGGTGAAACGGGGTATCTGGCATCTCCAGGGGATCCTCAGGAGTTAGCTCACTATATTTTGGAATTGGTTCGGGATTCTGAACAAGGGGCTGTCATGGCGAAAAAGGGGCGTGAACGAGTCTTGAAGGCGTTTAGCTCTCAAAGTACAGTGGTGAAAAATGAAACTCTTTATCATGAACTTCTGGCCGAGAGATGA